From the Catharus ustulatus isolate bCatUst1 chromosome 2, bCatUst1.pri.v2, whole genome shotgun sequence genome, the window gcctggaaaagagaagattgtgtggagacctcacagcaccttccagtacctgaaggggcTACAGGGAAGTTGGAGAGGGAATATAGTGGCATCAGGGAATAGAGACAGGACAGATGGGAATACCTTCAAACTGAAATAGGGGAAATTTAGGATCAATACACAGAAATtctcccctgtgagggtggtgaggccctggcactggttacccagagaagctgtagctgccccatggctggaagtgttcaaggctgtgttggatggggcttggagcaatctggtccagtgggaggtgtccctgctcagggcaggagtTTGGAACTGGAAAATTCTTTGCCACACAAACCAATTTAtgattctgtttcatttttttaacatgcATCTCTCACCCTTTTAAGTCCCCATGCTCTTAAAAGGGAATCCTAACAGCAGTGAACAGCATCACATTCTAATgaccttaaaaataaatgcagagcaGCACTAGCCAGCATGATGCAGAGTGCTGGAATCTTTCAGCTGAAGCCCCGTTATGATTAATCTTGGGAAGTAAACAGCTTATGTGTCTCCAAGTAGCTTGAAAGGAGAACCGCACTTGAAATCCAAGCCACTTCAATAAGTAATCCTTTTACTACTCTTGCCAGTGCTACTCTATCTCACAACCAGAAGGGAGTGGAAGGCTAAATCAAGTCTGTAACTATCTTATGCCTAAATAAGGCCGCCATACAACAGCTCTACTAATGCTGGCTTTATAGTCAGTTGGTGAGGCTGAAAAATAAACTCAGCAAGTTTTCAGAAGGATTGGCATACTGCTGTAGTCAGCTGCATGAGGGCCACTGCTGATGGCTCTAAGGGTTACAAGAACAGGATGGCCATTTTCGTAGTAAGGCTGTTGTGAAAAATGCACTGAATgtaagcagctgctgctctagCATGGCAGAGCCAAGATTTTCTTCACATGAAAGCCAACATGAAGCTTGTGGAGAACTTCGAAGTTACAAGTCAGCACAGGACTACTGGTCTTATGCCTGCTGTGGGGAAAGGCTACATGGGAGTGTCTGTAATGAGAGTGAGCCAAGTGCTCAGCTTTGCCAAAGCACCAGCAATAGAGTTCCTGGAGCATTTGCAAACTTGAGGGCTCCTCTATTGGACATAAACCAAAAGTGAAAAGAGAGCTGAAGCTGCAATTGTCTAGGCTCTTAAGATGTGTaggaagaaacattttcttatgCTTGGAACCCAGGTCTAAAAAACACATGGGAACGCATGATAGCCAAGATTAACTACAGTTCAAAAGTAGAGCTGgttgctttaaaatgaaaaaaacctgctgaCCAAGATTTatatcaaaaccaaaattactaaacaaaaacacaaagctgtaattttgaaaaaaggttttattgAAAAGTAGtggaaacactggaaaaagTATAAGTTAACCGCTTGTCTGTGTCTAAAATGCATAAAGTGAATTCCTGCTATACAGTAGCTCCAACATGTTAACATGATTAGCAAATCTGCCTTCTTTCAGACCTCCAAAGGTGGCTGCACACACAAGAAGGCTCTTCTGATGAGTTAGAGCAGCCTCTCATAGAACAGAAGATAGGCTTGGGAGCTCAGCACTTTGGACACAGAGACAGGTTGTACATGGGTATCACTGATGTGGAACCACTGACCTTTGATTGGCTCAGTTTCTGAagctgtgaaaggaaaaattgcAGAGTAAAAGTTACTACAAAGAATTGAAGCAATCAGTTTTATTACTGTTCTTCAATAAGAAACATAGAgtacaatcacagaatcattaagttggaaaagacctccaagattgAGTCCAATCTGTGACTGATCACTGCCTTGTCAACCGGACCAGAACCCTGAGTGCTACATCTGGTTGTtccctgaacacctccagggacggGAACATCACCACATCCTTGGGGAGCCCCTTCCAATGCTTAACTACcatttggttttcctttcttcctgatgtctgagctgaacctcccctggcattgaggccatttcctctcattctgtcactggctgcctgggagcagagctgcgCCCCCACCTCGCTACACTCTCCTTTCTGGCTGTTCTGGAGAGTGGCAAgatctcccctgagcctccttttctccagctccctcagctgctccttatAAGATTTCACCACCTTCATTACCCTTCTCTGAGAACTTActggccatggcaggagggtgagctggatgatctttaaggccccttccaacccaacccattttgtgattctgtaagaaataatttgtaaaatatttctaatgatTTACCTTGAGATTGTCCTCGAAGGACAAGATCAGAGAGGTGGTTGTTCATGGCTCTCATTTTAACATAGGCAGTGTAGTGCCCAGACCTCATTGTTCCGCTGTGTTCAACAACTCCATAGAGAGAGTACAAGACCTTTGTATTCCCTTCAGCCACGTTCTAGAAAACCACAAGTTTAGCTATGTCAGCCAAGTGCTGGGTTTTGAAGAATTCTTTGTaaattctttgattttttgCTGATGAAATGGAAACTGATCATTAGAGATTCATGCAAGCACTACAGTTACGAGCAGTGAAGTACAAGTTATCACACAAAGTAACAGGCTTAAAAAGCGTTCTACAAAGATTTTGCTATGCAGCTTTGTTGTGAAAGCACATTAGAATATGGGGAAGGAGAATCTGATTGTTTTCCCACTTACTTTACATTTAGCTGTACAGAAAGGAGCCAAGTCTATCACTTCTGGGAACTTGATATGCCTGTTAACCTTCTGCAGATTAAATCCAGCCTTAAACAACCAAAGTAGAGGGAAAACCCCATAATGTTAAAATGGAGCATAATACAACCATGTTAACTTACTAAATGTTTCAAATTAAAGTTTCAACAATACAAATTAGTTTTACATCACACAAAACTgggaaaaagcagtttttaaaattttctctgatGTCCAGTATTCCAGCATTATTTCCTTGCCCCCACATGCTGCACTGGAGCACAAGCTAGAATGGCTCTTCAGCTCACTCATCCATTAATGTAATGGTAGCAGAAGTGGAAAAAGAATCAGCTCTAATGTACTTCAGTAACTATGAGGACAACTCTTGCTTCTCAGATACTGAAACATGCCTGAGGATCTGATCTTAGAGCAACTGAACTAATGCAAACTATGCTCCCACCTTAATCAAATAATCGTCCAGTatcaaactggaaaaaacaaaaggacatgatgataaatgttattttcttcatattacAGTCTCTTGGAACAGGCtacacatttccattttctacaTGAAATTGGTTTTCATCTAATTAAAGTTGCCTCCCTTATTTTTCAAGTGTATTGACCAAAACACCAAAGAGGTTTCAATTCAGAAGAGGTAGTACTGTACtcattctccttcctttcctccttctctcttgAAAAGCTGAAGCCCTgagttaaatttttttctacagcTTGGGAATAAAGAGATAAGTGACTTCAGTGTCTGTAAATAAACCTTAAGttactttgctttcctttcacaCTTCTTCTCCCCTACAAGGCTCAGAATTCTCTCTTTTCCACTTCTGCCAACTTTTTACTTATTTGTTACTAGTAAGGGATGCCATTTACCTCTACCTACTGAAATATATGAGCCCAGGAACAGCTGTAATAGTAGGAGACCATTAATGCTACGATTCTGCTTAATACAGTAAATAGTAAGAATAATGAGGGACTATGTTGTGAATACACTCACAAAACAGTGTTTTCCAGTTAATTAAGGGAATATTCTTTCAGGAAAACACACCTCAATGCCTTGGAGACCACAAAACACAATGCGGCACACTAATGCCTTTCaaactttggggaaaaaaacaagtgagTTTAACAGAAAATAGAAGTAACACTACCATGTTTTTAAGTTAAGCTAGTACTATATGCTTATGTACACATATATTCATATTAACCTGAGGCTTTATACATGCATCAGCCTGCTACTTACGTGCTGAAACCTCTTCAAGTGAAGGGTTAAAATTGGAGGAGCTAGAGAGATGAGCATCTGCTTTTTGGCATTAGTATAAGCATACTTCTTTTcacctgcagaagagaaaaatcaccGAAGACTAAAACAAGTGTTTTATATCAAAACAAATGTTACAGCatgaaatgtattttccctGTGCAAACTATTACAATGTCATTTACTACAAGAACTGAGAAGCTGAGCATTCCCCTTTAATATGATGAATGAAAGTAGACAAAGTTATACAAATACCACTTTAGGGATAATCCCCCCACCCTTTACCCACTCAAGAAGCAGACAAGCATatatttaaagttttctttttaaaaagtctgtcATACTTTTTATGTTGTTCTTTGGTCCACAATGCCTTTGCGTACACACATCACACAGTAGTTTATTGGTCTCGGTAAGCGTTTCATTACGGGTAAATTGATACAAGCAATGGTGGATGGAATCTTCCTCAGGGTTCAGCTCTTCCCTGTTTGCCAGAGTACAAAACGCTGTTTCGGGGTCATCCCTAGATACTTCGCATGTCTTGTTAGGAACAGGCTGAAGGCCATCCAAGGTACTCGTGTCAGATTCACTGGCACCCAACTGGAGTTTTGAGAAGTCCGTAGCAAGCTTTTCCTCGTCTTCATTGTCATCATCCTCTTCTTTCAAAGACAGGTTGTCAAGGCCATTGACAAACTTCACAGGAGAATCTAAGCCTTCCATAGAGAGATCTGTGACAGACTCGTTTTCTTCACACTCTTCTTCTGGCTTTCCTGCATTTTCATGCCTGCTCTCAGTTTCTGAACTATTTCCCTGTATACTCAAGTCTTTCTGAGTTAAGCAGTGATCTTCGCAATCATGTGATGATTCCTCTTCTTGCTTCTTCTCAAGAGTTTCAGAGCTCATTTCAGTCTCTGATTCTTGGTTGTATTCGACATCTCTCTCTGGCTGTTCAGTTGCAGAGAGATCTGTCAAGTGAAGCATTTTTCCTTGAAGTTTTTGCTGCTGGCGTTGGCTCTGCACATTTGGACACATaataaacaagagaaaaaaaaaccaaagtaagTATAAATTGCATTTAGCATTTCTTACCACTTCTTTATCAGAATGTTTCTTGCATGCCATAGATGCACAAGGCAGGAGGGGGAAGAATAATCTATGATTTAATGATCAGAGGTGATCAGTTCCACTAATTTATGCTCACTCAGGTGTAGTTCCCACTGCTCCTTGTTACACAGTAACATCAAAATACAGCTAATGATGCCCTTGCTATCTTCCTGATCTTTCTTGAGTCTGTATTCTAAAGTTTTGTGAATATTCTTGCAATTAATGACTGGAAAACAGTCTGATACAAATTAAGGCTACTTCAGACAGGTAACAAATTCTACTGGATATTATAATATCATTCCTACAGAGCAACGCTCAACAGAACATCTTGCAGCAAAGACATGGATATAATTGGTCTTTTCAGTTGTACATTTGAAGGAGAAGAAATTCTAAGCTGTCTCCTCCTTCATGTAAactaaggaaacaaaaaataatttcttttaacagAAATAGCCAGCACAAAGTGAAATACCTATCCAAACCAACCTTAGCTTGTTTTTTGgtctgtttcttcatttttttctgaaggtgtTTACTCATAGCAGGGGGCTCATATTTCTGCTTAAGGTAATGGTCCTTGATTTTATCCTCTTCATCTTcagattctttttctttgttttttttagtgctttctctctttgtaattttcactttctacaaaagcaaaaaaaccacagaacaaCCACAGAAACAGAGATGTTATCTGAGTTTTCAGCTCAAATGTAACATTTTAATGATGTAACATACATGTAACTCACACCCTGATGTTAATGGCAGGAGTGTCTCACTCCAGAGTCCATATGAAACAGAATGAAACAGTAAGAAAAGTAAGGCTATCGAGGGCCAAATTCTAAACTTGTAAAGGGGCAACATCACCTTTGCCACTGACAGATCTCATTAAATGCATCAAAGAGTAATGTTTAACACAAGCAGAGACATTTGCAGTTGAACTGCCTGCCACagaatttgtttgcttttgctaAAATGAAACTTGTTTGTGGCAGAAGTTATGATCCCTTTGGTTCTTGGGATTTCATTCCAATATTTATGAATAAGCAGTGCtacacaaaaaaatctgaaatattacATATACAGGTTAtcaataaaaaacacaaagcaaatcaAGTACTTTGAGTGTCTGGAGATTGGTCAAATAAGTATTCATATACTATCCTATCaacatttcttaattttattccatAACCTGAATATTAGAAGTGTTCTTGGTGCAGCAAATggataaaaacccaaacccccaaagAAGTTAACCAACCTATGTGATTTTCTAGAGACAATTTATGAGCCACAACTTACAGGAATGACTCTCAATAAACATCTTATTCTCTACCTTTCTGTGCAATTTTGACTTGCTAAAGAGACTTTTAGAAAGAAGCTTAAATGCTCTTCCTAATGACTGTATGATAAGTCATTACaaagtcaaacaaaaataagtCATTACAAGTCAAACAAAAGTTGCATATAAAAAAAGCTGAGAAGCACCTATGTACTATTTCTTACCTGAACATCTAGTACGGGAAGCGACAAATCAAGGAAGGACTCATGGACCAAGGATACCTTTAAATGAACAATCAAGACtccaatttaattttgtttggaagTAGCTGGCTTGCTGTCAATAGGTGTATTTGCATGTTTGCATTCAAGGCCTGCTTTTACTTGTGCACACAACTGTGAAACACAGTTCATTTACCTCCACATAGTTTCCAATGACCA encodes:
- the USP16 gene encoding ubiquitin carboxyl-terminal hydrolase 16 isoform X2; the protein is MWNGMFVRTARQTGCDRNSPDQHALKHYQTPRSDPHCLVLSLDNWSVWCYLCDNEVPYKTSTLLGQTVDFVRKQVGIDSSHAVEKQENKKIENKKVEKDSKNEQEKEDSLKEENSHASAKGEVAVKGLSNLGNTCFFNAVMQNLSQTPVLRELLKEAKMPGTTIKIESPELCMEPQLIKLDQPGPLTLAMHQFVTEMQETKKGVVTPKELFAQVCKKAIRFKGYQQQDSHELLRYLLDGMRAEEIQQISVGILKALSDSNKQNEEELKKKIKEYEKKKGIQSFVDRIFGGELTSTIMCEECRTVSLVHESFLDLSLPVLDVQKVKITKRESTKKNKEKESEDEEDKIKDHYLKQKYEPPAMSKHLQKKMKKQTKKQAKSQRQQQKLQGKMLHLTDLSATEQPERDVEYNQESETEMSSETLEKKQEEESSHDCEDHCLTQKDLSIQGNSSETESRHENAGKPEEECEENESVTDLSMEGLDSPVKFVNGLDNLSLKEEDDDNEDEEKLATDFSKLQLGASESDTSTLDGLQPVPNKTCEVSRDDPETAFCTLANREELNPEEDSIHHCLYQFTRNETLTETNKLLCDVCTQRHCGPKNNIKSEKKYAYTNAKKQMLISLAPPILTLHLKRFQHAGFNLQKVNRHIKFPEVIDLAPFCTAKCKNVAEGNTKVLYSLYGVVEHSGTMRSGHYTAYVKMRAMNNHLSDLVLRGQSQASETEPIKGQWFHISDTHVQPVSVSKVLSSQAYLLFYERLL
- the USP16 gene encoding ubiquitin carboxyl-terminal hydrolase 16 isoform X4, which encodes MGKKRIKGKTAQSDESPDILIEKQENKKIENKKVEKDSKNEQEKEDSLKEENSHASAKGEVAVKGLSNLGNTCFFNAVMQNLSQTPVLRELLKEAKMPGTTIKIESPELCMEPQLIKLDQPGPLTLAMHQFVTEMQETKKGVVTPKELFAQVCKKAIRFKGYQQQDSHELLRYLLDGMRAEEIQQISVGILKALSDSNKQNEEELKKKIKEYEKKKGIQSFVDRIFGGELTSTIMCEECRTVSLVHESFLDLSLPVLDVQKVKITKRESTKKNKEKESEDEEDKIKDHYLKQKYEPPAMSKHLQKKMKKQTKKQAKSQRQQQKLQGKMLHLTDLSATEQPERDVEYNQESETEMSSETLEKKQEEESSHDCEDHCLTQKDLSIQGNSSETESRHENAGKPEEECEENESVTDLSMEGLDSPVKFVNGLDNLSLKEEDDDNEDEEKLATDFSKLQLGASESDTSTLDGLQPVPNKTCEVSRDDPETAFCTLANREELNPEEDSIHHCLYQFTRNETLTETNKLLCDVCTQRHCGPKNNIKSEKKYAYTNAKKQMLISLAPPILTLHLKRFQHAGFNLQKVNRHIKFPEVIDLAPFCTAKCKNVAEGNTKVLYSLYGVVEHSGTMRSGHYTAYVKMRAMNNHLSDLVLRGQSQASETEPIKGQWFHISDTHVQPVSVSKVLSSQAYLLFYERLL
- the USP16 gene encoding ubiquitin carboxyl-terminal hydrolase 16 isoform X1, producing MGKKRIKGKTAQSDESPDILKPVCNHIRKGLDQGHVRKALQNVEWHVCQDCKADSKTQEKAEEQEADEGTSIWLCLKCGHRGCDRNSPDQHALKHYQTPRSDPHCLVLSLDNWSVWCYLCDNEVPYKTSTLLGQTVDFVRKQVGIDSSHAVEKQENKKIENKKVEKDSKNEQEKEDSLKEENSHASAKGEVAVKGLSNLGNTCFFNAVMQNLSQTPVLRELLKEAKMPGTTIKIESPELCMEPQLIKLDQPGPLTLAMHQFVTEMQETKKGVVTPKELFAQVCKKAIRFKGYQQQDSHELLRYLLDGMRAEEIQQISVGILKALSDSNKQNEEELKKKIKEYEKKKGIQSFVDRIFGGELTSTIMCEECRTVSLVHESFLDLSLPVLDVQKVKITKRESTKKNKEKESEDEEDKIKDHYLKQKYEPPAMSKHLQKKMKKQTKKQAKSQRQQQKLQGKMLHLTDLSATEQPERDVEYNQESETEMSSETLEKKQEEESSHDCEDHCLTQKDLSIQGNSSETESRHENAGKPEEECEENESVTDLSMEGLDSPVKFVNGLDNLSLKEEDDDNEDEEKLATDFSKLQLGASESDTSTLDGLQPVPNKTCEVSRDDPETAFCTLANREELNPEEDSIHHCLYQFTRNETLTETNKLLCDVCTQRHCGPKNNIKSEKKYAYTNAKKQMLISLAPPILTLHLKRFQHAGFNLQKVNRHIKFPEVIDLAPFCTAKCKNVAEGNTKVLYSLYGVVEHSGTMRSGHYTAYVKMRAMNNHLSDLVLRGQSQASETEPIKGQWFHISDTHVQPVSVSKVLSSQAYLLFYERLL